The following proteins are encoded in a genomic region of Halomicroarcula saliterrae:
- a CDS encoding amidohydrolase family protein, whose product MSDEASRCGCRRVHGRNLDEDMQRRLQRVYAPEELPDRRQFLKALGGVAAAGAFAGCSGPSDTSSPTAVSTATEPGTETASVDQSQADQPTTVSGTIAVGPSMETIEGTLEIVDGRIESITEEGVESNDIIVPAFVNPHTHITDATAKDGERARNYSWYELFIDPGLKSEINSSATREEKRAAMAATMEFMAASGTGTFVDFKEEGIQGIDDLNTVDQQEPVDAVGLLTGPIDEEADLEAEIENADGYNTYAPYGEQAERARDICADLGKVFALHSGEPSPDDIDASLALNPDYTSHMVQAREQDYQTLADNDIGVAALPRSNLVILDELPPLERLHEATTVALGTDNVMLNAASMLREMEFTSKLFDFTPTEVLQMATINGARLSKRGDEIGSLDEGKRARLTVFRTDRELQNVVDPIAGIVRRATARDVRRTILR is encoded by the coding sequence ATGAGTGACGAGGCTTCCCGATGTGGCTGCCGTCGGGTCCATGGTAGGAATCTCGATGAGGACATGCAGCGGCGTTTGCAGCGAGTGTATGCCCCTGAGGAGCTCCCGGATAGGCGACAGTTTCTCAAAGCACTGGGCGGAGTCGCGGCTGCCGGAGCGTTTGCCGGCTGTTCCGGACCGTCGGATACGAGTTCACCCACTGCGGTGTCGACCGCAACTGAACCCGGAACGGAGACGGCGTCAGTCGATCAGTCTCAAGCTGATCAACCGACGACGGTGTCAGGGACCATCGCTGTCGGTCCATCGATGGAAACTATTGAAGGCACTCTCGAAATCGTCGATGGACGAATCGAGTCGATTACCGAGGAGGGTGTCGAGTCCAACGACATCATCGTTCCGGCGTTCGTCAATCCCCACACGCACATCACCGACGCGACCGCAAAGGACGGCGAGCGCGCTCGCAACTACTCGTGGTACGAACTGTTCATCGATCCGGGGTTGAAAAGCGAGATCAACAGTTCGGCCACTCGCGAAGAGAAGCGAGCCGCGATGGCAGCAACGATGGAGTTCATGGCCGCCTCTGGAACCGGAACGTTCGTCGATTTCAAAGAGGAGGGGATTCAGGGAATCGACGATCTCAATACCGTCGATCAACAGGAGCCAGTCGATGCGGTGGGACTTCTCACCGGCCCAATCGATGAGGAGGCTGATCTCGAAGCCGAAATAGAGAACGCAGATGGTTACAACACCTACGCACCATACGGTGAACAAGCTGAACGGGCACGTGACATCTGCGCCGACCTCGGAAAGGTGTTCGCGCTCCACTCAGGCGAACCCAGCCCTGATGATATCGATGCGAGCCTCGCGTTGAATCCTGACTACACCTCTCACATGGTCCAAGCCAGAGAACAGGACTACCAGACCCTCGCGGACAATGATATCGGTGTGGCCGCGCTTCCCCGCTCGAACCTCGTCATTCTCGATGAACTGCCCCCGCTCGAACGGCTCCATGAAGCTACCACTGTCGCACTTGGGACTGACAACGTGATGCTCAACGCTGCATCTATGCTGCGCGAGATGGAGTTCACGAGCAAACTATTCGACTTTACCCCGACGGAGGTGCTGCAGATGGCGACGATCAATGGTGCTCGTCTCTCGAAACGCGGCGATGAGATCGGCTCACTCGATGAGGGAAAGCGGGCCCGGCTCACGGTCTTCCGAACCGACCGTGAATTACAGAACGTCGTCGATCCAATTGCTGGAATCGTCCGCCGGGCAACAGCGCGAGATGTCAGACGTACTATCCTACGCTGA
- a CDS encoding exodeoxyribonuclease VII small subunit — protein MPDTDTADKTDRIESITEQLEAGEVSLERATELKAEGDELLEKLVAVLGLGDGEGHSQIAY, from the coding sequence ATGCCCGACACCGACACCGCCGATAAGACGGACCGCATCGAATCGATCACCGAACAACTCGAAGCCGGTGAAGTCTCCCTGGAACGGGCGACCGAGCTGAAAGCAGAAGGGGACGAACTGCTTGAAAAGTTGGTGGCCGTACTCGGCCTCGGTGACGGTGAGGGCCACTCGCAGATAGCGTATTGA
- a CDS encoding winged helix-turn-helix domain-containing protein gives MTETWDDVNEQVKTDWKEDTTPFERVYEIVEQTHDGQSAAEIADRALVSEPTARQHCKSLVNTGFAETEQDGQTTLYKRHSDRVLMSRIRELREEVTRPELLDSIKEMKTEIRRYEDRYDVVSPEELSQQLDADETEGWDDLTAWRTTRQNLAVAQAALAYDEASHQFAV, from the coding sequence ATGACTGAGACATGGGACGACGTCAACGAGCAAGTCAAAACGGACTGGAAAGAAGATACCACGCCGTTCGAGCGGGTGTACGAAATCGTTGAGCAAACCCACGATGGGCAGTCGGCAGCCGAGATAGCCGACCGGGCGCTCGTGAGCGAGCCGACGGCCCGTCAACACTGCAAGTCGCTCGTGAACACGGGTTTCGCCGAGACGGAACAGGACGGCCAAACAACGCTGTACAAGCGACACAGCGACCGGGTTCTGATGTCCCGGATCCGCGAGCTTCGTGAGGAAGTCACTCGGCCAGAACTGCTCGACAGCATAAAGGAAATGAAGACTGAGATACGGCGTTATGAGGACCGCTACGACGTCGTCTCACCCGAAGAGCTCAGCCAGCAACTTGATGCCGACGAGACGGAGGGTTGGGACGACCTCACCGCGTGGCGAACGACGCGGCAGAATCTCGCCGTCGCTCAAGCTGCACTCGCCTATGACGAGGCCAGCCACCAGTTTGCGGTATGA
- a CDS encoding DUF7437 domain-containing protein: protein MSRTSNHTDGDIVRDFLSIADLLEEPQLAQLYAYLARADEATVQHVMDELGLAQGTAYNYVNRLIDAGVVTVTHDEQPRRYAAQEIDLTVSTAAGDREYTITPALIDAVGRRQTNADIDTYIDRHGVAELATALTYAVARERGEVTHRLMAEDLDISPLAAEMILQALRPVVHEYYDIEDTGAGLEELDVGSGAADDA from the coding sequence GTGTCACGTACCTCAAACCATACCGACGGCGACATTGTCCGCGACTTCCTCTCGATAGCGGATCTCCTCGAGGAGCCACAGCTGGCCCAGCTGTATGCCTACCTCGCTCGTGCAGACGAGGCGACCGTTCAGCATGTGATGGATGAACTCGGTCTTGCCCAGGGAACGGCCTACAACTATGTTAACCGGCTCATCGACGCCGGCGTCGTTACAGTTACCCACGATGAGCAACCACGACGGTACGCCGCCCAAGAAATCGATCTGACCGTGTCGACGGCAGCCGGGGACCGCGAGTACACTATCACGCCGGCGCTAATCGACGCGGTGGGCCGACGCCAGACAAACGCTGACATCGATACCTACATCGACCGTCACGGCGTCGCCGAGCTCGCGACGGCGCTCACCTACGCCGTCGCTCGTGAACGCGGCGAGGTGACCCACCGACTGATGGCTGAGGACCTCGATATCTCGCCGCTGGCTGCGGAGATGATTCTCCAAGCGCTCCGCCCCGTCGTCCACGAGTACTACGATATCGAGGACACAGGAGCGGGGCTTGAGGAGTTGGACGTCGGCAGTGGCGCCGCTGACGACGCGTGA